In Scatophagus argus isolate fScaArg1 chromosome 3, fScaArg1.pri, whole genome shotgun sequence, one genomic interval encodes:
- the mych gene encoding myelocytomatosis oncogene homolog — MLQSFTQSQDWLYSEPLLFDDEFCQSLMKDLQSLPTPPQSPPMKAGVVGSKPLSKEDQLSYVSDILLEDHDMQLWNYDFFHSDAAEKDGEPSQPCSPLEESNEDCLWQCLTADKSLEEKLVSSVLGSSPLLSEINTSIFEDIASSTLDCQNLMDTQEPSDTSDYGSTGGELSTYSSSDSEEEIDVVTVVRCSSSPSPLPSLADLSVRQQKQEEEEQQRALQRHHFEIQLQHNYAAPCPASPPPSSSSNKRPRGGDGSSRFHHSSRSSSSSSSSSSRHHHHSSRNSTETEDEEERRRTHNVMERQRRNELKNCFMRLRDNVPELSHNDKASKVVILKKARDCIYGLEDESHRLQSKKDKLRAKQEELKARLEQLRS, encoded by the exons ATGTTGCAAAGCTTCACTCAGTCGCAGGACTGGCTTTACTCTGAGCCGCTGCTGTTTGATGATGAGTTCTGCCAGAGTTTGATGAAGGACCTCCAGTCACTGCCAACACCCCCACAGTCTCCCCCCATGAAGGCCGGAGTGGTTGGCAGTAAACCCCTGTCAAAGGAAGACCAGCTGAGCTACGTGTCGGATATCCTGCTGGAGGATCATGACATGCAGCTCTGGAACTACGACTTCTTCCATTCTGATGCTGCTGAGAAAGATGGCGAGCCCAGCCAGCCCTGCTCCCCCCTGGAGGAGAGCAACGAGGACTGCCTGTGGCAGTGCCTGACGGCGGACAAGAGCCTGGAGGAGAAGCTGGTGTCCTCGGTGCTCGGCTCCAGCCCGCTGCTGTCTGAGATCAACACCAGCATCTTTGAGGACATTGCCAGCTCCACCCTGGACTGCCAGAACCTGATGGACACTCAGGAGCCCAGTGACACATCCGACTACGGATCAACTGGTGGCGAGCTGTCCACCTATTCTTCCAGTGACTCTG aggaggagattgATGTGGTGACTGTGGTGCGCTGTTCCTCCAGCCCCTCCCCCCTGCCCTCGTTAGCTGACCTGTCTGTCCGGCAGCagaagcaggaagaggaggagcagcagcgaGCTCTCCAGCGCCACCACTTTGAGATCCAGCTGCAACACAACTATGCTGCGCCCTGTCCCGCTTCACCGCCCCCTTCATCCTCTTCCAACAAACGCCCGAGAGGTGGCGACGGCTCATCGCGCTTCCATCACTCATCTCGCAgctcatcatcttcatcgtcATCCTCATCGCGGCACCATCACCACTCGTCCCGGAACTCCACAGAGacggaggatgaggaggagcgGCGGCGGACGCACAACGTGATGGAACGCCAGCGGCGCAACGAGCTGAAAAACTGCTTCATGCGCCTGCGCGACAACGTGCCAGAGCTGTCGCACAATGACAAGGCGTCCAAGGTGGTGATCCTGAAGAAGGCCCGAGACTGCATCTACGGCCTGGAGGACGAGAGCCACAGACTGCAGTCCAAGAAGGACAAACTTAGAGCCAAACAGGAAGAGCTGAAAGCCAGGCTGGAACAGCTTCGCAGCTAA